The following are encoded in a window of Panthera leo isolate Ple1 chromosome B2, P.leo_Ple1_pat1.1, whole genome shotgun sequence genomic DNA:
- the LOC122219327 gene encoding olfactory receptor 2B2-like codes for MWINNQSSRDDFILLGFSDRPWLETPLFIIFLVAYIFALFGNVSIILVSRLDPQLDSPMYFFVSNLSLLDLCYTTSTVPQMLVNLRGPEKTISYGGCVAQLYIFLALGSTECILLAIMALDRYTAVCKPLHYPIIMSHRRCIHMATGTWISGFANSLVQSTLTVVVPRCGHRVVDHFFCEVPALLKLACADTHVNEAELNVLGALLLLVPLTLILGTYVLIARAVMRIRSAESRWKAFNTCASHLLVVSLFYFTAISMYVQPPSSYSHDRGKIMALFYGIVTPTLNPFIYTLRNKDVKAALGRALTKEFWVKTG; via the coding sequence ATGTGGATCAACAATCAGAGCTCTCGAGATGACTTCATCTTACTGGGATTCTCCGACCGCCCCTGGCTGGAGACGCCACTCTTTATAATCTTTCTGGTGGCCTACATCTTTGCCCTATTTGGGAATGTGTCCATTATCCTTGTTTCCCGCCTAGACCCCCAGCTTGACAGTCCCATGTACTTTTTTGTCTCTAATCTGTCTCTACTGGACCTCTGCTACACTACCAGCACCGTGCCACAGATGTTAGTCAACCTTAGGGGACCAGAAAAGACCATTAGCTATGGTGGCTGTGTGGCCCAACTCTACATTTTCTTGGCCTTGGGTTCTACTGAATGCATACTTCTAGCCATCATGGCCTTGGATCGCTATACTGCTGTTTGCAAGCCCCTGCACTACCCAATCATCATGAGTCACAGACGCTGCATCCACATGGCCACTGGGACCTGGATCAGTGGCTTTGCCAACTCCCTTGTCCAGTCCACCCTCACCGTGGTGGTCCCACGGTGTGGACACAGAGTGGTGGACCATTTCTTCTGTGAAGTTCCTGCTCTTTTGAAACTAGCGTGTGCTGATACTCATGTGAATGAGGCTGAGCTCAACGTGCTGGGGGCGCTGCTGCTTCTGGTGCCCCTCACCCTCATCCTGGGCACCTATGTGCTCATTGCTCGGGCAGTAATGAGGATCCGCTCTGCTGAAAGTCGCTGGAAGGCCTTCAATACCTGTGCTTCACACCTGCTGGTCGTGTCCCTCTTCTACTTCACAGCCATCAGTATGTATGTCCAGCCTCCCTCTAGCTACTCTCATGACAGGGGGAAGATCATGGCTCTCTTCTATGGGATTGTCACCCCCACACTCAATCCATTTATCTACACACTGAGGAACAAGGACGTGAAAGCTGCCCTGGGAAGGGCACTGACCAAGGAGTTCTGGGTCAAAACAGGATGA
- the LOC122219330 gene encoding ADP-ribosylation factor-like protein 2-binding protein, with protein sequence MDDEFQLLQRNFMNKYYQEFEDTEENKLTYTPIFKEYISSVEKYIQEQLLERIPGFNMAPFTTTLQHHNNEVAADLLDMLLTFTHFLALKEMFLDYRAEKEGRGLDLSSGLVVTSLCKSSPVPASQTE encoded by the coding sequence ATGGATGACGAGTTCCAGTTATTGCAGAGGAATTTCATGAACAAGTACTACCAGGAGTttgaagacacagaagagaatAAACTCACCTACACACCtatttttaaggaatatattTCTTCGGTAGAAAAGTACATTCAAGAACAGCTGCTGGAGCGGATTCCTGGATTTAACATGGCACCTTTCACCACAACTTTGCAGCACCATAACAATGAAGTGGCTGCTGACCTACTTGACATGCTGCTCACATTCACACATTTTCTGGCTTTGAAGGAAATGTTTCTGGACTACAGAGCAGAAAAAGAAGGCCGGGGACTGGATTTAAGCAGTGGTTTGGTGGTGACTTCATTGTGCAAATCATCCCCCGTGCCAGCTTCCCAGACAGAATGA